One window from the genome of Garra rufa chromosome 1, GarRuf1.0, whole genome shotgun sequence encodes:
- the LOC141329422 gene encoding uncharacterized protein gives MRIHTGEKPYTCDQCGKSFAVLSYLKEHMNIHTRDKRHTCDRCGKIYLWASGLRKHLKVHTKEKTHSCQLCGKSFWHPQHLNVYQNIHTGVREYLCSKCEITFSSATYLKIKTIEKPHECSHCNKRFISSGDLKIHERIHTGEKPYKCSHCDKRFSRSTHLKTHEMIHTEEKPYQCSHCDKRFSLSSNLKTHEMIHTGDKPYECSHCYKRFSQSGDLKTHERIHSGEKPYKCSHCDKRFSRSSNLKTHGMIHTGEKPYQCSHCNKRFSLSSNLKIHERTHTGEKPYKCSHCDKRFSQSVHLRTHERIHTGEKPYECSHCDKRFSKSGDLKTHERIHTGERPYKCSHCDKRFTQTSNLKTHARIHTGK, from the coding sequence atgagaattcatactggagagaaaccgtacacttgtgatcaatgtgggaaaaGTTTCGCAGTCTTATCATAccttaaggagcacatgaacatccacactagagataAGCGACACACATGTGATCGATGtggtaaaatatatttatggGCTTCAGGTCTGAGGAAACACTTGAAAGTTCATACGAAGGAGAAGACGCATTCATGCCAGTTGTGTGGCAAGAGTTTTTGGCATCCACAACATTTAAATGTATATCAGAATATACATACTGGTGTGAGAGAATACTTGTGCTCTAAGTGTGAAATTACTTTTAGTTCAGCaacctatttaaaaataaagactaTAGAGAAACcccatgagtgttcacactgcaacaagagattcattagttcaggagacctgaaaatacatgagaggatccacacaggagaaaaaccttataagtgttcacactgtgacaagagatttagtcggtcaacacatctgaaaacacatgagatgatccacacagAAGAAAAACCTtatcagtgttcacactgcgacaagagattcagtctaTCATcgaatctgaaaacacatgagatgatccacactggagataaaccctatgagtgttcacactgttacaagagattcagtcagtcaggagacctgaaaacacatgagaggatccactcaggagagaaaccttataagtgttcacactgtgacaagagatttagTCGATCATCAAATCTAAAAACACATGGGATgatccacacaggagagaaaccttatcagtgttcacactgcaacaagagattcagTCTGTCATCgaatctgaaaatacatgagagaacccacactggagagaaaccttataagtgttcacactgtgacaagagattcagtcagtcagtacatctgagaacacatgagaggattcacactggagaaaaaccgtatgagtgttcacactgtgacaagagattcagtaagtcaggagacctgaaaacacacgagaggatccacactggagagagaccttataagtgttcacactgtgacaagagattcactCAGACAtcaaatctgaaaacacatgcgaggatccacactggaaaaTAA